A window from Citrus sinensis cultivar Valencia sweet orange chromosome 5, DVS_A1.0, whole genome shotgun sequence encodes these proteins:
- the LOC102629075 gene encoding heptahelical transmembrane protein 4-like — protein MMNSHSESSVDPWETCDLLDCKEGKAKKNWKKAKWHLVEYQKLPLYLRDNEYIVGYYRSEWPLKQILLSIFSIHNETLNVWTHLIGFFLFLFLTIYTAMRVPAVVHLDSLQRFRDMLPVADWHKIQEQLLSCFPSMPNIPDPHRLMDVLKIKMSWPSMDFLTSLSACLKDDVVNKLAPITVQAITRWPIFTFLGGAMFCLLASSTCHLLCCHSERLSYIMLRLDYAGIAALISTSFYPPIYYSFMCYPFLCNLYLGFITVLGIATIVISLLPVFEKPKFRSFRASLFFGMGISGVAPVLHKLILFRDKPEAVQTTGYEILMGLFYGFGALIYAMRVPERWKPGKFDIAGHSHQLFHVLVVAGAYTHYLDGLVYLRWRDLEGC, from the exons ATGATGAATAGTCATAGTGAAAGTTCTGTTGATCCATGGGAAACATGTGATCTCTTGGATTGCAAAGAAGGCAAGGCCAAAAAAAACTGGAAAAAAGCAAAATGGCATCTTGTTGAGTACCAAAAATTACCATTGTATTTGAGGGACAATGAGTACATTGTGGGTTACTACAGATCAGAATGGCCTTTGAAGCAGATCCTTCTTAGCATCTTCTCCATTCACAATGAGACTCTCAATGTCTGGAC GCATTTGATAGGGTTCTtccttttcctctttcttACCATTTACACGGCAATGAGGGTTCCAGCGGTTGTGCATCTAGATTCCCTCCAACGCTTCCGTGACATGCTCCCGGTTGCTGATTGGCACAAGATTCAAGAACAACTCTTGAGTTGCTTTCCTTCGATGCCTAACATACCTGATCCTCATAGATTAATGGATGTCTTAAAGATAAAGATGTCTTGGCCTTCAATGGATTTTCTCACATCACTTTCAG CATGTCTAAAAGATGATGTGGTCAACAAGTTAGCTCCAATTACAGTTCAGGCAATCACAAGATGGCCCATTTTCACATTCTTAGGAGGAGCCATGTTCTGCTTGCTAGCCAGCAGCACATGCCACCTCCTTTGTTGTCACTCAGAGCGCCTTTCCTACATAATGCTCAGACTTGACTATGCCGGAATTGCTGCTCTCATCTCGACATCTTTCTACCCTCCTATCTACTACTCATTTATGTGCTACCCATTCCTTTGCAACCTTTATCTGGGGTTCATAACAGTGTTAGGTATTGCCACCATCGTCATCTCTCTCCTTCCAGTTTTCGAGAAGCCCAAGTTTCGGAGCTTTCGAGCTTCCCTCTTCTTTGGAATGGGCATCTCAGGGGTTGCACCAGTACTTCATAAGCTAATATTGTTTAGGGATAAACCAGAGGCCGTCCAAACCACTGGTTATGAGATATTAATGGGATTGTTCTATGGGTTTGGAGCCTTGATCTATGCCATGAGGGTTCCGGAGAGATGGAAGCCTGGCAAATTTGACATTGCTGGGCATAGTCATCAACTGTTTCATGTGTTGGTAGTGGCAGGGGCTTATACACATTATCTTGATGGGCTAGTTTACCTCAGGTGGCGGGACTTAGAAGGTTGTTAG
- the LOC107176338 gene encoding protein SOB FIVE-LIKE 5 isoform X2 translates to MNLSASQCKCSSSGSGCESGWTSYLDQASLSRNRYQCYSLGDGHNEEEEEDDLSMVSDASSGPPHYCEHDEDCFDEKGSFYSPHLPSELAPAKSKNKKKIKQQQHNSYLDDTASSPVKKNISFSKNEASVEQVLGYSQGFSTTHLRVVSRRKVGMTNGDCNMFFSTAKLLRIENWDLGGM, encoded by the exons ATGAATCTATCCGCTTCACAATGTAAATGTAGTAGCAGTGGCAGTGGGTGTGAGTCTGGGTGGACTTCGTACTTGGATCAAGCATCTCTTTCAAGAAACAGATACCAATGCTATAGTCTTGGTGATGGAcataatgaagaagaagaagaagatgacttGTCCATGGTGTCTGATGCATCTTCAGGGCCTCCTCATTATTGCGAACACGATGAAGATTGCTTTGATGAAAAGGGTTCTTTTTATTCTCCTCATTTGCCTTCCGAATTGGCCCCGGCAAagagcaaaaacaaaaaaaagatcaaacaACAACAGCATAATTCATATCTCGATGACACTGCTAGCTCCCCTGTCAAG AAAAATATCAGTTTCTCCAAGAATGAAGCTTCAGTGGAGCAGGTTTTGGGGTATTCACAAGGCTTCTCTACAACACATTTAAGG GTGGTTTCAAGGAGGAAAGTGGGAATGACAAATGGCGATTGTAATATGTTTTTCTCCACAGCAAAGTTGCTCAGGATAGAGAATTGGGATTTGGGAGGCAtgtaa
- the LOC107176338 gene encoding protein SOB FIVE-LIKE 5 isoform X1 produces the protein MNLSASQCKCSSSGSGCESGWTSYLDQASLSRNRYQCYSLGDGHNEEEEEDDLSMVSDASSGPPHYCEHDEDCFDEKGSFYSPHLPSELAPAKSKNKKKIKQQQHNSYLDDTASSPVKKNISFSKNEASVEQVLGYSQGFSTTHLRGKSTFKKHFDFLPSSLAGKKCGFKEESGNDKWRL, from the exons ATGAATCTATCCGCTTCACAATGTAAATGTAGTAGCAGTGGCAGTGGGTGTGAGTCTGGGTGGACTTCGTACTTGGATCAAGCATCTCTTTCAAGAAACAGATACCAATGCTATAGTCTTGGTGATGGAcataatgaagaagaagaagaagatgacttGTCCATGGTGTCTGATGCATCTTCAGGGCCTCCTCATTATTGCGAACACGATGAAGATTGCTTTGATGAAAAGGGTTCTTTTTATTCTCCTCATTTGCCTTCCGAATTGGCCCCGGCAAagagcaaaaacaaaaaaaagatcaaacaACAACAGCATAATTCATATCTCGATGACACTGCTAGCTCCCCTGTCAAG AAAAATATCAGTTTCTCCAAGAATGAAGCTTCAGTGGAGCAGGTTTTGGGGTATTCACAAGGCTTCTCTACAACACATTTAAGG GGAAAATCAACTTTCAAAAAGCATTTTGATTTCTTGCCATCCTCTCTGGCTGGAAAAAAAT GTGGTTTCAAGGAGGAAAGTGGGAATGACAAATGGCGATTGTAA
- the LOC102629361 gene encoding WD repeat-containing protein PCN — protein sequence MPIYRNSSIDWKPSPVVALATSADDSQVAAAREDGSLEIWLVSPGTSGWHCQLTVHGDPKSRISSLVWCHAGKMGLPGGRLFSSSIDGSVSEWDLYDLKQKIVLQSIDFSIWQMAVAPSNSSLMHAVTNSDHIGNGYLNDKSNDSDDHETSESENDSDSDELHEQSVVEDRRVALACDDGCVRIYRITDSDELIYHRSLPRVSGRVLSVTWSADGNMLYSGSSDGYIRSWDAKLGYEIYRITVGLGGLGSGPELCIWSLLSLRCGTLVSADSTGSVQFWDSRHGTLLQAHSFHKGDVNALAAAPSHNRVFSTGSDGQVILYKASCESIGPNDGLSSSEVIKKWIYVGSVRAHTHDVRALTVAVPISREDPLPEDKVKRSRGREKPIDFSYHKWAHLDVPMLISAGDDTKLFAYCANEFTKFSPHEICPAPQRVPIHLVHNTIFSHTSLLLVQYSCRLDILSVRLENNVESRSSSGGHASTSLLVQVKSKASRKIICSTISNSGMLFAYSDHVKPSLFELKKGKVGQGEWIINKRQLPRKLQFAHSMIFSYDSSQLIIAGHDRRIYVVDVSSSELLHTFTPCREEHDREIQPSEPPITKMFTSSDGQWLAAVNCFGDVYIFNLEIQRQHWFISRLEGASVTAAGFPPQNNNVLIITTSSNQVYVFDVEAKQLGEWSMQHTFVLPRRYQEFPGEVIGLSFSPSPSSSSVIIYSARAMCVIDFGRPVDPDDETDMVSGQGSALRKIASTPINGRLKRKLRDCQTESNKLHGRKNFEFFAFRDPVLFIGHLSKSSMLIIDKPWLEVVKTFDAPVHRHIYGT from the exons ATGCCCATTTACCGGAACAGCTCAATCGACTGGAAGCCGTCTCCGGTAGTAGCCCTAGCCACCAGCGCCGACGATTCACAGGTAGCCGCGGCTCGCGAAGACGGCTCACTTGAGATTTGGCTAGTATCTCCAGGCACCTCCGGCTGGCACTGTCAGCTG ACCGTTCATGGAGATCCTAAGTCAAGAATTTCATCGCTTGTTTGGTGTCATGCTGGTAAAATGGGGTTGCCTGGTGGACGGTTGTTCTCTTCTAGTATTGATGGGTCGGTTTCAGAGTGGGATCTTTATGATTTGAAACAGAAG ATTGTACTGCAGTCAATTGATTTCTCAATCTGGCAGATGGCTGTTGCACCCTCTAATAGTTCGCTAATGCATGCAGTGACTAACTCAGACCATATTGGAAATGGatatttaaatgataaatctAATGATAGTGATGATCACGAAACCAGTGAGAGTGAAAATGATTCTGACTCAGATGAGCTACATGAGCAATCTGTTGTTGAGGACAGACGTGTAGCCCTTGCTTGTGATGATGGTTGTGTGAGGATATACAGGATCACTGATTCAGATGAGTTGATTTACCATAGATCATTGCCTAGGGTCAGTG GGCGTGTTTTAAGTGTGACCTGGAGTGCTGATGGTAATATGTTATATTCAGGGAGCAGTGATGG GTATATTAGAAGTTGGGATGCTAAATTGGGTTATGAAATATATAGGATTACGGTCGGGCTGGGAGGCTTGGGCAGTGGACCTGAACTTTGCATATGGTCATTACTTTCCCTGAG GTGTGGGACCCTTGTTAGTGCAGACAGTACTGGCAGCGTTCAGTTTTGGGACAGCCGGCATGGAACACTTTTGCAGGCTCATTCTTTTCACAAAGGAGATGTGAATGCTCTGGCTGCAGCTCCTAGTCATAACAGGGTGTTCTCTACTGGCTCTGATGGTCAG GTTATTCTATATAAGGCTTCATGTGAGTCAATTGGGCCAAATGATGGCCTGTCTTCCTCTGAAGTAATTAAGAAATGGATATATGTTGGCTCTGTAAGAGCTCATACACATGATGTCAGGGCTTTGACGGTGGCTGTGCCGATCAGTCGTGAAG ATCCTTTGCCAGAAGATAAGGTAAAAAGAAGTCGTGGTAGGGAGAAGCCCATTGATTTTAGCTACCATAAGTGGGCTCACTTAGATGTTCCCATGCTTATCTCTGCCGGTGATGACACTAAGCTCTTTGCCTACTGTGCTAACGAGTTCACCAAGTTCTCTCCACATGAAATCTGCCCTGCACCCCAGAGAGTACCCATCCACCTGGTGCATAATACGATATTCAGTCATACATCTTTACTTTTAGTTCAGTATTCTTGTCGGTTAGATATCCTCTCTGTTCGTCTAGAGAATAATGTAGAATCTCGCTCCTCTTCTGGGGGCCATGCAAGTACAAGTTTGTTGGTCCAAGTAAAGAGTAAGGCATCCCGGAAAATTATCTGCAGCACCATTTCTAACTCTGGGATGCTTTTTGCATATTCAGACCATGTTAAACCCAGCCtttttgaattgaagaagGGTAAAGTTGGCCAGGGTGAATGGATTATCAATAAAAGACAACTTCCGCGGAAACTACAGTTTGCGCATTCCATGATTTTTAGTTATGATTCTTCACAATTGATTATAGCAGGGCATGATAGAAGGATATAT GTTGTGGATGTCAGCAGCTCTGAGCTACTACATACTTTCACACCTTGTCGTGAGGAGCATGATAGGGAAATACAACCTAGTGAGCCTCCTATAACAAAAATGTTTACAAGTTCTGATGGGCAGTGGCTGGCTGCCGTGAACTGTTTTGGGGATGTGTATATATTCAACCTGGAGATTCAAAG GCAACACTGGTTCATATCAAGATTGGAAGGTGCTTCTGTCACAGCTGCTGGTTTTCCTCCTCAGAATAACAATGTTCTTATAATTACCACCTCTTCAAACCAGGTCTATGTATTTGATGTGGAGGCTAAACAGCTAGGAGAATGGTCAATGCAGCATACATTTGTTCTGCCGAGGAGATATCAAGAATTTCCTGGGGAGGTGATTGGGCTCTCTTTCTCACCTTCCCCTAGCTCATCATCTGTTATCATTTATAGTGCCAG GGCAATGTGTGTGATTGACTTTGGGAGACCAGTGGATCCAGATGATGAGACTGACATGGTAAGTGGTCAGGGGTCTGCTTTGAGGAAGATAGCTAGTACACCCATCAATGGTAGGCTGAAGCGGAAGTTGAGAGACTGCCAAACAGAGTCTAATAAACTGCATGgtagaaaaaattttgaattttttgctTTCAGAGATCctgttttatttattggaCACCTTTCCAAAAGTTCCATGTTGATCATTGACAAACCATGGTTGGAAGTGGTTAAAACTTTCGATGCCCCTGTTCACAGACATATTTATGGaacataa